A single window of Nicotiana sylvestris chromosome 3, ASM39365v2, whole genome shotgun sequence DNA harbors:
- the LOC138887263 gene encoding uncharacterized protein has protein sequence MDVPKKEMSLALRITEGSDLEDDEMATITKDFKKYLRRGKFSSRSESYSKSKAPKKQTNNGCYKCGKTDHHIKNCPLWEIEWKIERDERRNSKKEQVQPKKSNNQGYSLYLGRNLR, from the coding sequence atggatgtacCTAAGAAGGAAATGAGCTTGGCACTCAGAATCACCGAAGGTTCTGATCTggaagatgatgaaatggctaCGATCACCAaagacttcaagaagtacctaaggaGAGGGAAGTTTTCTTCAAGAAGTGAAAGCTACAGCAAGTCAAAAGCTCCTAAGAAGCAAACCAATAATGGTTGCTACAAGTGTGGAAAGACTGACCACCACATTAAGAACTGTCCTttgtgggaaattgaatggaagataGAAAGAGATGAACGAAGGAACAgtaagaaggaacaggttcaacccaagaaAAGCAACAACCAAGGATATAGTCTCTACTTAGGGAGAAATCTCAGATGA
- the LOC138887264 gene encoding uncharacterized protein produces MAEYEACILGLKMAINMNIQELLVIGDSELLIHQVREELVTKNSKILPYLHHVQELRKRFTKTKFQHVPRIQNEFADALSTLSSMIQHPDKNFIDPIPVKIHDQPAYYTHVEEEADGKPWFHDIKEYLAQGEYPELANHTKKRTLRRLSNNFFHSGGILYRRTPDLGLLRYVDAKEASCY; encoded by the coding sequence atggctgaatatgaagcttgcatcttagggctcaaaatggctattaacatgaacattcaagagttgctagtaatcggAGATTCGGaactacttatacatcaggtccgagaagaattggtaaccaagaactccaagatactcccgtatctgcatcatgtacaggaattgaggaaaagattcaCCAAGACgaagttccaacatgttcccagaatccagaacgAGTTCGCCGACGCATTGTCTACCCTGTcgtctatgatacaacatccagacaaaaatttcattgatcccattccagtaaagatccatgatcaaccaGCCTACTATACCCACGTtgaagaagaagcggatggaaagccttggtttcatgatatcaaggaatatttggcacaaggagagtacccagagcttgctaATCATACTAAaaagcgcacacttcggaggttgtccaataatttctttcacagtggaggaatcctgtataggaggactcctgatttgggattattaaggtatgtcgacgcaaaggaagcatcatGCTACTAG